Genomic segment of Bifidobacterium lemurum:
GCGGCCATCACGCGCATGACGCGTTTGGCCGACACTCGTATCCCGGCGCTCTTGAGGTCCAGGTGGACGCGCCGGTACCCGTAGCGGCGCATGCTGCTCTCGAACGACTCCTCCACCAGGGGCGGCAGCCACGCGTCCTTGCCTGGCTTCTTCATGGCGTCGGGCTGGTAGTGGTAGGTGCTGCGGGCGATGCCGATCCGGGCGAACAGGCTCTTCGCGGTCGCTCCGGTCTCACCGGTGACCGCCCTGAGCAGGACCGCCTTCTCCCGGTTCGTCAGGTTGTCCGGGTCTGCGCCCCGCTCTTTTCCCAACAATTCCAGCGTGCCCCGGCGGATCGCGATCTCGACGTCCAGATCCGCCCGCTCGGCGCGCATCCGCTCCACGTCGCCCGCCAGCGACTCCATCCGCCCCCGCAACTCGGCCAACCGGGCCTCCAGCTCCTCTGTGTTTTGTCAAGTTCTCGTCGGCTGGATAGTCGTGTTGTTTTCCGCAGGATGTGCAGCGGGTTTCCCGCGGGATGATCGTTCCGTGGGGCCGCCCGCTGCCTTGGTCTGGTTTGTTTGGTTATTTGGTCATGAGGGCGTTGCGGCTGCGGTAGCTCTCGCCCTTGAACCGGATGAGCCTGCCGTGGTGGACGGTGCGGTCGACGACCGCGGCGGCCATGTTCGGGTCGCCGAACACCCTGGCCCATCCGGAGAATTCGATGTTGGTGGTGTAGACGACGCTCCTTGTCTCGTAGGAGTCGGAGATAATCTGGAACAGGAGGCGGCTGCCCTCCTCGTCGATGGGGATGTATCCGAGCTCGTCGATGACCAGGAGGCGTGCCTGGCCGATGGCGGCGAGCTCCTTGTCGAGCCGGTTGTCCTGTTTCGCGCGCCTCAGGCGCATGACCAGGCTTGAGGCGGTGAAGAACCTCACCGGTATCCCGGCCCGGCACGCGGCCCGTCCCAGCGCGATTGCGAGGTAGCTCTTGCCGGTGCCGACCGGCCCGTAGAGCACGAGGTCCTCGGCTTTCCCGACGAATTCGAGGCCCTCGAGCTGGCTCCGGCCCCAGCCGGAGGGCATGTCTAGGTTGGTCCAGTCGTATCCGTCGAGCTCCTTGTCGGACGGGAAACCCGCCGTCTTCATCAGCCGGGCGCGTTTGGCCCGGTCGCGTGATTCGAGCTCTGCCTCGAACCAGCGTTCGATGAAGTCGAGCTGGGCGGGCGTGGCCTCGGCCAGCGTGTTGGCGAGCACGCTTCTGGTCAGGGTGAGCTGTTTGCTCATCTCCATGATGCGCTGGCTTTTGGCGATGGTGTCGGCCCTGCGACGACGTGTTTCCGGGATCGCCGGTTCGGGTCTGCTGCTCATGCGTTGTCCTTTCCGGGGTGGTTGAACCGGTCGTACGCGTCGAGGTCGGGCAGGTCGCCGCCGTAGTCGACGTCGCCTTCCGCGATGCGTCTGGCCAGGATCGTCATGTCGGCCTCGGAGAAGCCCCATCCGTGTTGGATGAAGTGGCGGGCGGCTCGCATCGCGGGTTCGAAGCCCGCGGCCTCGCACGCCCTCGCGATGGCCTTGAGACTGGCCTTGAGGGTCTTGTCGTCGGCTTGGTCGAGCCGTTCCCTCACGTCGTCGGGCACGTCGGGTCGGATCGAGCAGTCGCGCCATGCGCCGGGCTTGACGGCCAACAATGGGAACACCTTGGCGGGGTCCTGGATCGTGCGCGCCGACCTGCCGTAGACGCGCGCGAGTTCGGCGAGCGTATGGCCGGCCTCGTCCCTGATGGTGATCGTGGCGGCCCGGATGGCGGCTTCCACGCGCCTGCCGCGCATGTTCGGGCCGATCTGATACCGGTTGGAGTCGATCTCGACGCACCCGTACTTGTCGGCCCTCCTCGTCTCCCACCTCACCGCGTCGAAACGGCATGACGGCAAGGGGCGCAACGCCTTGAGGTCGTCGGCGAACAGGTCGTCGACCGGCACGAGCGCGCGGTAGTGGACGCTCTCGCCCAGCCCGTCGCACTTGGCCAGCATCAGCCTGGTGAGCTGCTCGTGGGTCTCTGCCGCCATGGGCGGGACCATGAGGTTGCGCCTCAGAAAACCGACCGCGTTCTCCACGCTGCCCTTCTCGTTGCCCGAATACGGATTGCAGAAGCGCACGTCGAGCCGGTGGTGGCTGGCGAACGCCTCGAACACGCGCGACAAGGTCACGTTCCCCTTGGAATCCCGGTGGCCCGCGCCGGACGCGTTGTCGATCACGAGCGTGTGCGGGACGCCGCCGATATGCTCGAATATCGCAGTCAGGCCCTCGCAGATGCATTCCGCGTTCTCCGCGGGCAGGCTCGCCGCGTACCGTTTGTTCGAATGCGGGAACGTGACGACCAGGCAATGGTCGTCGACCCACTCGCCAGCCAGACGCGCCTTGGCCATGCCGAAGTCCATCTGCATGCTCCCCGGCGTCCACTCCAGTTCCACGTAGCCGTCGGACGGTTCGCGGTTCGCCGC
This window contains:
- the istB gene encoding IS21-like element helper ATPase IstB yields the protein MSSRPEPAIPETRRRRADTIAKSQRIMEMSKQLTLTRSVLANTLAEATPAQLDFIERWFEAELESRDRAKRARLMKTAGFPSDKELDGYDWTNLDMPSGWGRSQLEGLEFVGKAEDLVLYGPVGTGKSYLAIALGRAACRAGIPVRFFTASSLVMRLRRAKQDNRLDKELAAIGQARLLVIDELGYIPIDEEGSRLLFQIISDSYETRSVVYTTNIEFSGWARVFGDPNMAAAVVDRTVHHGRLIRFKGESYRSRNALMTK
- the istA gene encoding IS21 family transposase: MTIPMSKQQDIRRLDAKGLPHAQIARRLGIDRGTVAKWASMEDCSPKPPARRRSGSMLDEYKPIVDGWLEADRLMPRKQRHTARRVHDRLRDEHGFTGSYSTVLRYVDEWRAANREPSDGYVELEWTPGSMQMDFGMAKARLAGEWVDDHCLVVTFPHSNKRYAASLPAENAECICEGLTAIFEHIGGVPHTLVIDNASGAGHRDSKGNVTLSRVFEAFASHHRLDVRFCNPYSGNEKGSVENAVGFLRRNLMVPPMAAETHEQLTRLMLAKCDGLGESVHYRALVPVDDLFADDLKALRPLPSCRFDAVRWETRRADKYGCVEIDSNRYQIGPNMRGRRVEAAIRAATITIRDEAGHTLAELARVYGRSARTIQDPAKVFPLLAVKPGAWRDCSIRPDVPDDVRERLDQADDKTLKASLKAIARACEAAGFEPAMRAARHFIQHGWGFSEADMTILARRIAEGDVDYGGDLPDLDAYDRFNHPGKDNA